In Pirellulales bacterium, a genomic segment contains:
- a CDS encoding efflux RND transporter permease subunit has translation LRLVRRDHRRPVLFLRSFGSDTASVNLWNQCRRILSSNYETCEESLAVSVQSVGPLVAIGRPGEWLPPLGATRLYVRQNWEQVVAELVAVSQLVVLRIGRTAGLWWEFEHLLTHCDPLMVLIYLPKTDRRAIYDEFRTRTRGLLPHPLPETPGQALFLGFDAEWVPRLLGERGPSVAARLCHWLAGASAPASREALRETLSRAGVRVHRFRLSCAEWGRLLVVTPLLICFYLGWASNAWQDLREFAYEHTYIKTPRVYVVAEVAGMSPREMEVRVATELEMLLSRFPGVSSAESISRWGECVVALELDGKEDADEVSRQAQNALAIKIESLRASVPGLSVHVIPQSDEGLSLILLESDSGISDLPSLDSCGLQDLADEWIKPALMKTKCVASVAPSPLHDSSKRYWIRINPDRMAAYGVTISEIFSALRPQMGRMRRNFARDTELEEVTLRVNDEGQLLRLRDIATVDSMCRPNICYRRCDGHNITAIAVSFALKPGLEMSDIADTLVDLGTQSPHHVRLTAWRARAHEPVILLRPPTSDSRHRDYYVTRAALYVLLEAPEMPDGLGGIVWAEDQAFVLRERGHDSLLDHGSQAQIGQMRELLTAQQRTVGMYMRHVHALRMLWPGEGAQIRMEVTGSALAELRRVAATAAERISSLPGVVDVDIGSTGDTIVTKVDVDKSRSRDFLEFDADEIEVLSRLVGSGELTIPWLFCDNCSVVLQADHFERRERQRETMNLLRLHTRSRNVSFGEIARLSYEPEPREIHRRNGAYCVTISCNAAEGWPWELRRQVRRIAAEISNKTVNVEVR, from the coding sequence TTGCGCCTGGTGAGGCGGGACCATCGCCGGCCCGTGTTGTTTTTGCGCTCGTTTGGCAGCGATACAGCCTCTGTCAACCTGTGGAATCAATGTCGACGGATTTTATCCAGCAATTATGAAACTTGCGAGGAATCGCTTGCCGTATCGGTGCAGAGCGTTGGGCCATTAGTGGCGATCGGGCGGCCGGGCGAATGGCTGCCCCCCCTGGGAGCAACGAGGCTCTACGTCCGTCAGAATTGGGAGCAGGTCGTGGCTGAATTGGTTGCGGTCAGTCAGTTGGTGGTATTGCGAATCGGGCGAACGGCGGGCCTGTGGTGGGAGTTCGAGCATTTGCTGACGCATTGTGACCCACTCATGGTGTTAATTTACTTGCCCAAAACCGATCGCCGGGCGATTTATGACGAGTTTCGTACGCGCACGCGCGGGTTGCTGCCGCACCCGCTTCCCGAGACTCCAGGCCAAGCGCTGTTTCTCGGCTTTGACGCGGAGTGGGTGCCTCGGCTACTTGGCGAGCGCGGGCCGTCGGTGGCGGCACGACTCTGCCATTGGCTGGCCGGAGCCTCCGCGCCTGCCAGCCGCGAAGCACTCCGCGAAACGCTCTCGCGTGCCGGCGTCAGAGTGCACCGATTTCGCCTGAGTTGTGCCGAATGGGGACGGTTGCTGGTAGTCACGCCTCTGCTGATCTGCTTCTACCTGGGATGGGCATCCAACGCCTGGCAGGACTTACGCGAGTTCGCCTACGAACATACGTACATCAAAACGCCACGGGTATACGTCGTCGCTGAAGTAGCTGGTATGTCACCACGCGAGATGGAAGTGCGCGTGGCCACAGAGTTGGAAATGCTGCTCTCCCGGTTTCCCGGAGTTTCAAGCGCGGAATCCATCTCCCGCTGGGGAGAGTGCGTCGTTGCGTTGGAGTTGGACGGCAAGGAAGATGCTGACGAGGTGTCACGGCAGGCGCAAAATGCGCTGGCAATAAAGATCGAGAGCCTGCGCGCCAGTGTGCCGGGCTTGTCCGTTCATGTCATTCCGCAAAGCGACGAAGGGTTGTCGCTGATCTTGTTGGAATCTGATTCGGGCATATCAGACCTGCCGTCGTTGGATAGTTGCGGTTTGCAGGATCTGGCCGACGAGTGGATCAAGCCGGCGCTAATGAAAACCAAGTGCGTGGCATCGGTGGCCCCATCGCCATTGCACGACTCATCTAAACGATACTGGATTAGGATCAACCCGGATCGTATGGCGGCGTACGGGGTCACTATATCAGAGATCTTTTCAGCCCTCAGACCGCAAATGGGGCGAATGCGCCGCAATTTTGCCAGGGACACAGAACTAGAGGAGGTCACTCTCCGTGTCAACGACGAGGGCCAGTTATTGCGGCTTCGGGATATCGCGACGGTAGACTCGATGTGTCGCCCCAACATTTGCTACCGACGGTGCGATGGTCATAATATTACGGCGATTGCGGTCAGCTTTGCCCTAAAACCCGGCCTGGAAATGTCGGACATCGCGGACACGCTGGTTGATCTCGGAACTCAATCACCTCATCACGTGAGACTGACCGCTTGGAGGGCGCGAGCGCACGAGCCGGTTATCTTGTTGCGGCCGCCGACCTCGGATTCTCGGCACCGAGATTATTACGTGACTCGCGCTGCCCTTTATGTATTGCTCGAAGCGCCAGAAATGCCGGATGGTTTGGGAGGCATCGTGTGGGCCGAGGATCAGGCGTTTGTGCTGCGTGAGCGAGGCCATGACTCCCTGTTGGACCATGGTTCACAAGCGCAGATTGGCCAAATGCGTGAATTGCTAACGGCGCAGCAACGTACCGTCGGCATGTACATGCGACACGTTCACGCTCTCCGCATGTTGTGGCCGGGCGAGGGTGCTCAAATACGAATGGAAGTTACCGGTAGCGCTCTTGCCGAGTTGCGCCGGGTCGCCGCTACGGCAGCCGAACGGATCTCGTCTCTCCCCGGCGTCGTCGATGTCGATATTGGGTCGACAGGCGATACGATCGTTACGAAGGTCGACGTTGACAAAAGCCGTTCCCGCGATTTTTTGGAGTTCGACGCAGACGAGATCGAGGTCCTTTCGCGCCTCGTTGGATCCGGCGAGCTAACCATTCCGTGGCTGTTCTGCGACAACTGCAGCGTAGTATTGCAGGCCGATCACTTTGAGCGCCGGGAACGGCAGCGGGAAACGATGAACTTGCTGCGCCTCCATACCCGGTCACGCAACGTCTCGTTCGGCGAAATAGCCCGACTGTCCTATGAGCCGGAGCCACGCGAGATTCATCGCCGCAACGGGGCGTATTGCGTCACGATTTCCTGCAATGCGGCCGAAGGCTGGCCGTGGGAGCTACGCCGCCAGGTTCGGCGAATCGCGGCCGAAATATCCAATAAAACGGTAAATGTCGAGGTGAGATGA